In Candidatus Defluviilinea proxima, a single genomic region encodes these proteins:
- a CDS encoding DUF59 domain-containing protein, which yields MVKPAREKLSEVVDPEIGMHIIQLGLVRDISIDNGIAHLKMILTTPFCPYGPAMIEMTKAKATEGLNMPVTIEMGMDVWDFAMMEDPSALDWGMYT from the coding sequence ATGGTAAAACCTGCACGCGAGAAACTCTCCGAAGTAGTCGACCCCGAAATCGGCATGCACATCATCCAATTGGGATTGGTAAGAGATATTTCCATCGACAACGGCATTGCCCACTTAAAGATGATCCTCACTACCCCCTTCTGCCCATACGGACCCGCCATGATCGAAATGACGAAAGCCAAAGCAACCGAAGGGTTGAACATGCCTGTCACAATCGAAATGGGCATGGATGTGTGGGACTTCGCCATGATGGAAGACCCGTCCGCCTTGGATTGGGGCATGTACACTTAA
- a CDS encoding ABC transporter permease, with protein sequence MKKIFIIFQKELLDNLRDYRSWMTGLFWALFGPLLLGGMIMLLGNTFRDRVEQSLVLPVSGAENAPNLIAYLEQQDVIIKTAPVDPEAAVIAGDINVALIIPEDYGEEFTSGESATLRLVFDSTRQSASADINRTQSLLNGYSEYIGLLRLSLRGVSPEVTQVLQIEEIDTATPQSQALIFISMLPYFIIFAIFNGASPVITDATAGERERGSLEPLLINPLRRGWVAIGKMLAATPFATINLIITLAGFAAIFRLLPIEELIGVQIGFDMSTLMAVFLICIPIVFLACAIQTLIASFTKTAKEAGTYLPFVGLIPSLPGLALAFLPVKPDLWTMLIPTFGQQILINQFLRSEPITGMNIVISTVATILLTVVITYIAVKLYESERIITG encoded by the coding sequence ATGAAAAAGATTTTTATCATCTTTCAAAAAGAACTGCTCGACAATCTGCGTGATTACCGCAGTTGGATGACAGGCTTGTTCTGGGCCCTCTTTGGTCCTCTTCTTCTCGGTGGGATGATCATGTTACTCGGCAATACATTTCGAGATAGAGTTGAGCAATCTCTGGTCTTGCCAGTTTCAGGTGCAGAGAATGCCCCCAACCTGATCGCCTACCTTGAACAGCAGGATGTCATCATCAAAACCGCCCCTGTAGACCCTGAGGCGGCCGTCATAGCAGGTGATATCAACGTGGCCCTGATCATCCCTGAGGATTATGGCGAGGAATTCACATCAGGAGAATCTGCAACCCTACGTCTGGTCTTCGATAGCACACGTCAATCTGCTTCAGCAGATATCAACCGTACACAGAGCCTGCTTAATGGCTACAGCGAATATATCGGTCTGTTACGCTTGAGCTTGCGCGGCGTCAGCCCAGAAGTGACACAGGTCCTACAGATCGAAGAGATAGACACCGCCACACCCCAAAGCCAGGCATTGATCTTCATTTCGATGTTGCCATACTTCATCATCTTTGCGATCTTCAACGGCGCATCACCCGTCATTACCGATGCAACAGCTGGCGAACGGGAACGCGGATCTCTGGAACCTTTGTTGATCAATCCCCTACGCCGCGGATGGGTTGCCATTGGCAAAATGCTTGCGGCAACGCCGTTTGCAACGATCAACTTAATAATTACACTGGCTGGGTTTGCCGCAATCTTCCGTCTGCTACCTATCGAGGAATTGATCGGGGTCCAGATCGGCTTTGATATGAGCACGTTGATGGCTGTATTCCTGATCTGTATCCCGATCGTGTTTCTAGCGTGTGCGATCCAAACGTTGATCGCTTCGTTCACCAAAACTGCAAAGGAAGCGGGAACGTATCTGCCCTTCGTCGGTTTGATCCCATCCTTGCCTGGCCTGGCGCTGGCGTTCCTGCCGGTCAAACCAGATCTGTGGACAATGCTTATCCCTACATTTGGGCAACAGATTCTGATCAATCAGTTTTTACGCTCCGAACCGATCACAGGAATGAACATTGTTATCTCCACTGTGGCGACTATTCTGCTGACAGTGGTAATTACTTATATCGCCGTCAAGTTATATGAAAGCGAACGCATTATCACAGGATAA
- a CDS encoding alpha/beta fold hydrolase, translating into MRRIFITSLLLLTFLASCSPQSLTPVPEKSLKLEDCALTTSTGKQVDAQCGTLTVPEDRSSPSGRQIGLEVAVIPAIKRNPQPDPLFLLAGGPGQSAIETYPALIGLLFNIHEGRDIVIVDQRGTGKSNPLRCLTPEDDDLEDEEMLAKLKACPTNLDADLRFYNTEIAMTDLDDVRSALGYDKINIYGASYGTRAALTYLRMFPERVRTVTLDAVVDPSFILFMDAARDGQSALDKFFARCEADDACKTTFPNIKDEFNDLLKRVEEKPVEITIPHPLTHKPLDLTVTQKMVTNMVFNTMYAPEIVATLPLSIHEAYANENYVPLISQAFLVNAGLYDGMFYAVACTEDAPLISAEEAAQLSEGTVFGDRTVDFSDVCSAWQKGTVSPQFREPVNSNVPALILSGDSDPITPPWHAEKVTEHLTNDVHLVFSGMGHGNLSNKCSIDIFESFIENASVEGLDTSCVEEVKPWPFFVDFSGPRP; encoded by the coding sequence ATGAGACGAATCTTCATTACATCCCTACTACTCCTGACCTTCCTCGCTTCATGCTCACCCCAGAGCCTGACTCCAGTTCCTGAGAAATCTCTCAAGCTGGAAGATTGTGCACTGACAACATCCACTGGCAAACAAGTAGATGCCCAGTGCGGCACACTAACCGTTCCTGAGGATCGTTCCAGTCCATCCGGTCGTCAGATCGGTTTAGAGGTGGCAGTCATCCCTGCCATCAAACGGAATCCCCAACCTGATCCGCTTTTTCTATTAGCCGGCGGCCCTGGACAATCCGCCATTGAAACCTATCCAGCACTCATCGGGCTACTGTTCAACATACATGAAGGCCGCGACATTGTGATCGTTGACCAACGAGGGACAGGCAAATCAAATCCATTACGCTGTCTCACCCCAGAAGATGATGATCTGGAAGATGAAGAAATGCTTGCAAAACTCAAGGCTTGCCCCACTAACTTGGACGCCGATCTGCGTTTCTACAACACAGAGATCGCCATGACCGATCTGGATGATGTCCGTTCTGCTCTTGGGTATGACAAGATAAATATTTACGGCGCATCGTACGGAACCCGCGCGGCATTGACATATCTACGTATGTTCCCGGAACGCGTCCGCACAGTGACACTCGATGCGGTCGTTGACCCCAGCTTCATCCTATTCATGGACGCGGCAAGAGATGGGCAATCTGCGCTCGACAAGTTCTTTGCACGTTGTGAAGCCGACGATGCCTGTAAAACGACATTCCCAAATATAAAAGATGAGTTTAATGATCTATTGAAACGTGTAGAAGAGAAGCCGGTAGAGATCACCATTCCACATCCGCTGACACACAAGCCTCTTGACCTGACCGTGACACAAAAAATGGTCACGAATATGGTGTTCAACACAATGTATGCGCCAGAGATCGTGGCAACACTGCCACTATCGATTCATGAGGCGTATGCGAACGAGAATTATGTCCCTCTCATCTCGCAGGCATTTCTCGTGAATGCAGGTTTGTACGATGGAATGTTCTACGCCGTAGCTTGCACGGAGGATGCACCATTGATCTCAGCTGAGGAAGCCGCCCAACTCAGTGAAGGAACCGTCTTCGGTGACCGAACAGTAGACTTTTCCGATGTTTGTAGTGCGTGGCAAAAAGGGACTGTCTCGCCACAATTTCGAGAGCCAGTCAACTCTAACGTTCCAGCTTTAATTCTTTCTGGCGATTCCGATCCCATCACCCCGCCCTGGCACGCCGAAAAAGTGACAGAACATTTAACAAATGATGTTCATCTTGTCTTTTCAGGCATGGGGCATGGAAATCTATCCAACAAATGCAGTATCGATATCTTCGAATCCTTCATCGAGAATGCTTCCGTCGAAGGGTTGGACACGTCCTGTGTGGAAGAGGTCAAGCCGTGGCCGTTCTTCGTCGACTTCAGCGGACCTCGTCCATAA
- the sufC gene encoding Fe-S cluster assembly ATPase SufC produces MSQLEIKNLHVNIEGKEILKGLDLTIEQGKVHAIMGPNGTGKSTLAYTLMGHPSYTVTEGEVIFKGQNVLELEPDERSRLGIFLAFQYPVAIPGVTVANFLRTALNARRRAENPEDKGMPIPEFRKLLKEKMAMLKMDQTFAGRYLNDGFSGGEKKRAEILQMATLQPQIAILDETDSGLDIDALRIVSEGVNALMSKDMGVLVITHYQRLLNYIKADYVHIMYGGRIVESGGPDLALHLEEKGYDWVREKYDEEVTA; encoded by the coding sequence ATGTCGCAACTTGAAATCAAGAACCTGCATGTAAACATTGAGGGAAAAGAGATTCTCAAAGGTCTCGATCTCACAATTGAACAGGGCAAAGTCCACGCTATTATGGGGCCCAATGGAACTGGTAAATCCACTTTGGCTTATACGTTGATGGGACACCCATCTTATACAGTGACCGAAGGTGAAGTTATATTTAAAGGACAAAACGTCCTCGAGCTTGAGCCTGACGAACGTTCCCGACTTGGGATCTTTTTAGCATTCCAATATCCTGTCGCTATTCCGGGTGTGACGGTTGCCAACTTCTTGCGTACCGCGCTCAATGCCCGTCGACGTGCTGAAAACCCTGAAGACAAGGGTATGCCAATCCCTGAATTTCGCAAGTTATTAAAAGAGAAGATGGCGATGCTCAAAATGGACCAGACCTTTGCGGGACGTTACCTCAACGATGGTTTCTCTGGTGGTGAAAAGAAACGTGCTGAAATTTTGCAAATGGCAACTCTTCAGCCACAGATCGCTATTTTAGACGAAACCGATTCAGGCTTGGACATTGATGCGCTTCGCATCGTTTCTGAGGGTGTCAATGCTTTAATGAGCAAGGATATGGGTGTGCTGGTCATCACGCACTATCAACGTTTGTTGAACTATATCAAGGCTGATTACGTTCATATTATGTACGGTGGCAGAATCGTTGAATCGGGTGGACCTGACCTAGCGTTGCACCTTGAAGAAAAAGGTTACGACTGGGTTCGCGAGAAGTACGACGAGGAAGTCACAGCGTAG
- a CDS encoding tetrathionate reductase family octaheme c-type cytochrome gives MKKRFPFWTLGLLGILLVILVPVVYFLPRTDKPSTNPEDYLPTKLVHVDHHDIVKGDFKTGQDVTRACLECHENAATDLMKTTHWTWESKQFNVPWRDVPVTIGKINQINNFCIGSQGNENKCMSCHAGYGWEEGKEVEQSKPENVDCLACHADTGLYGKGLFGNPADGVDLLAAAKSVRAPTRENCGKCHFDGGGGNGVKHGDLDESLYFPDKSLDVHMGSDFNMQCTDCHVTTNHQILGRMIADNYTIDPKEQVSCQQCHVNQKHEDERINTHLDSVACQTCHIPAMALQDPTKTTWDWSQAGQEGREDDHFTYLKIKGEFTYEKNFKPTYLWFNGNNEYRYILGDKIDPNTVTYINKPAGDINDKNAKIFPFKLHIAKQPYDTVNNYLLQPVTSGKGGFWTTFDWNSAFEIAAPITGLEYSGHYDFTETYMYWATTHMVQPAENALQCDSCHGENSRLDWAALGYPGDPIKWGGRFDKK, from the coding sequence ATGAAGAAACGCTTCCCGTTCTGGACCTTGGGACTGCTCGGAATCCTTTTAGTGATTCTTGTCCCTGTGGTTTACTTCCTCCCACGTACCGATAAGCCTTCCACTAACCCTGAAGATTATCTGCCCACCAAACTCGTCCATGTGGACCATCACGACATTGTCAAAGGCGATTTCAAAACAGGACAGGATGTGACCCGAGCCTGTCTCGAATGTCATGAAAATGCCGCAACCGATCTGATGAAGACCACACACTGGACATGGGAATCGAAACAATTCAACGTTCCGTGGCGTGATGTGCCCGTGACCATTGGCAAGATCAATCAGATCAACAACTTCTGCATCGGCTCACAAGGGAATGAAAATAAATGCATGTCCTGTCATGCTGGCTACGGATGGGAAGAAGGCAAGGAAGTAGAACAATCCAAGCCCGAAAACGTGGACTGTCTCGCCTGCCACGCCGACACTGGCTTATACGGCAAAGGTCTCTTCGGCAACCCTGCCGATGGCGTAGACCTGCTTGCCGCCGCAAAGAGTGTGCGAGCACCCACACGTGAAAACTGCGGAAAATGTCACTTCGATGGCGGTGGTGGGAACGGCGTCAAACATGGCGACCTCGACGAGAGTCTCTACTTCCCTGATAAAAGCCTTGATGTCCACATGGGTAGCGATTTCAACATGCAATGTACTGACTGTCACGTCACAACGAACCATCAAATTCTTGGGCGCATGATCGCCGACAATTACACGATCGACCCCAAGGAACAAGTTTCGTGCCAGCAATGCCACGTGAATCAAAAACACGAGGATGAACGCATCAATACACACCTTGACTCTGTTGCATGTCAGACTTGCCACATCCCTGCCATGGCTCTTCAAGATCCCACTAAAACAACCTGGGACTGGTCACAAGCAGGTCAGGAAGGACGAGAGGACGATCATTTCACTTACCTGAAGATCAAAGGCGAATTTACTTACGAAAAGAATTTCAAACCCACGTATCTTTGGTTCAACGGCAACAACGAATACCGCTATATCCTTGGCGATAAGATCGACCCCAATACTGTTACGTACATCAACAAACCTGCTGGCGACATCAACGACAAGAATGCAAAGATATTTCCCTTCAAGTTACACATCGCCAAGCAACCCTATGACACAGTAAATAACTACCTGCTTCAACCTGTTACATCGGGTAAGGGCGGTTTCTGGACAACCTTCGACTGGAACAGCGCCTTCGAGATCGCCGCGCCGATCACAGGCCTTGAATACAGTGGTCATTACGACTTCACTGAAACCTACATGTACTGGGCAACTACACACATGGTGCAACCCGCCGAAAATGCCCTGCAATGCGACTCCTGTCACGGCGAGAACAGTCGGCTCGATTGGGCAGCTCTCGGCTACCCTGGTGACCCCATCAAATGGGGCGGACGATTTGACAAGAAATAG
- a CDS encoding winged helix-turn-helix transcriptional regulator, whose translation MVNQTLKQEIIQLEADFCAALSDPTRILILYALNERSLNVTELTNELGIPQPTTSRHLKVLRERGLVYTERQGTVITYHLADSRIIQAMDLLRSAMRDRMTERANLVNELS comes from the coding sequence ATGGTAAATCAGACCCTTAAACAGGAAATCATCCAACTCGAAGCTGATTTTTGCGCGGCACTTTCTGACCCGACGCGCATTCTTATTTTATATGCATTGAACGAGCGCTCTCTTAATGTAACAGAGCTTACGAACGAATTAGGCATCCCCCAACCCACTACATCCAGACACCTCAAAGTTTTACGCGAACGTGGACTTGTGTACACCGAACGACAAGGAACAGTGATCACGTATCACCTGGCCGATTCGCGCATTATTCAGGCGATGGACCTTCTTCGATCTGCAATGCGTGATCGTATGACCGAACGTGCAAACCTCGTTAATGAACTTTCATAG
- a CDS encoding winged helix-turn-helix transcriptional regulator, producing MKSTKDKILQTLLRKPKITINEIAEGVGINPISVRHHLSNLEKEGLIGAEEERHGVGRPRLVYSLTEDGMEKFPTKYLRLTTRLLAQMKDSLPAPAVAKLFSQVAEEMANDYSEQMKGLSMEERLDFVKAMLAHEGFTVEWEKKGNDYQIHEISCPYYQIGVTHPEVCTVDQTLISKMLALPVSKVQCILSGAAHCTYVVQAVAIKN from the coding sequence ATGAAAAGCACGAAAGATAAGATTCTTCAAACCCTGCTTCGCAAGCCAAAGATCACGATCAACGAGATCGCAGAAGGCGTTGGGATCAATCCAATTTCCGTCCGACATCATTTATCCAACCTCGAAAAGGAAGGCCTGATTGGAGCGGAAGAGGAACGTCACGGCGTAGGACGCCCTCGCCTCGTCTATTCGTTAACCGAAGACGGAATGGAGAAATTTCCCACGAAATATCTGCGCCTGACCACTCGTCTATTGGCGCAAATGAAAGACTCCTTACCTGCGCCGGCTGTGGCAAAATTGTTCAGCCAGGTCGCCGAAGAAATGGCAAACGATTACTCTGAACAAATGAAAGGCCTCAGCATGGAAGAGCGGCTGGATTTTGTCAAAGCCATGCTGGCACACGAAGGCTTCACCGTAGAATGGGAAAAGAAGGGCAACGACTATCAGATCCATGAGATTTCCTGCCCCTACTACCAGATCGGTGTGACACATCCTGAAGTCTGCACGGTTGATCAAACCCTGATCTCTAAAATGCTGGCCCTGCCCGTCAGCAAAGTCCAATGTATATTAAGCGGCGCCGCACACTGTACCTATGTAGTGCAGGCTGTTGCAATAAAAAACTAA
- a CDS encoding ATP-binding cassette domain-containing protein — MIQVQNLSKSFGKVQAVKNVSFSAADGQITGLLGPNGAGKSTTLRMLYTLLKPDHGTAQIDGFDVRQSPIDVQKRIGVLADARGLYARLTSRENIRYYGRLHGLEGEALEKQIESLLLLLDMQSIADRKTEGFSTGEKLKVAIARTLVHNPKNVLLDEPTNGLDVMSTRAMRLFIQRLREEGKCVLFTSHIMQEVAALCDQIVIISHGEVTVDGSPDELQRKTGQKNLEDAFVAAIGSEEGLE, encoded by the coding sequence ATGATCCAAGTACAAAATCTATCCAAATCTTTTGGCAAAGTACAAGCCGTCAAAAATGTATCCTTCTCCGCCGCAGATGGGCAGATCACAGGCTTATTAGGGCCTAATGGCGCCGGCAAAAGTACAACACTGCGTATGCTCTATACCCTGCTCAAACCCGATCATGGAACGGCACAGATCGATGGCTTTGATGTGAGACAATCCCCAATTGATGTCCAGAAAAGGATCGGTGTTCTCGCAGACGCACGCGGACTGTACGCAAGACTAACAAGCCGTGAAAACATCCGCTACTACGGGCGACTGCATGGCCTGGAAGGTGAAGCTCTCGAAAAACAGATCGAGTCCCTGTTACTTCTGCTCGATATGCAATCCATCGCTGATCGCAAGACGGAAGGCTTCTCCACAGGCGAGAAACTCAAGGTCGCCATCGCCCGTACATTGGTACACAACCCAAAGAACGTCCTTCTCGATGAACCCACGAACGGGTTGGATGTGATGAGTACACGCGCCATGCGTCTGTTTATCCAAAGGCTTCGCGAAGAGGGTAAGTGTGTGTTGTTCACCAGCCATATCATGCAGGAGGTCGCGGCATTATGTGACCAAATCGTGATCATTTCCCATGGCGAAGTAACCGTTGACGGAAGCCCTGATGAATTACAAAGAAAAACAGGGCAGAAAAATCTCGAAGATGCATTCGTTGCCGCTATTGGCTCAGAGGAAGGGCTGGAATAA
- a CDS encoding helix-turn-helix domain-containing protein, translating into MTLYQHDALSVNVGERVRELRTARNMTLQVLATKSGLSVHTLSMIELGKTSPSVSALYKIADVLSVSITTFFSTDTDQKQVIFLKSDERTRMPFPRGLIEGLGGEKFSGKVEPFLLTLENSANSGSKMISHMGHEFVFCLRGQIEYQVEHHIYELAPGDSLLFAATLKHRWKNSGKRVATALIVVSCFGDTNELQHLHHGDTGQESKRASQ; encoded by the coding sequence ATGACTCTCTATCAACATGATGCACTTTCGGTAAACGTGGGTGAGCGAGTACGAGAACTTCGTACAGCCCGTAATATGACTTTGCAAGTACTTGCTACGAAAAGCGGGCTTTCCGTTCATACCTTGTCCATGATCGAGTTGGGGAAGACCTCACCATCTGTCAGTGCCTTATATAAAATTGCTGATGTGTTGAGTGTTTCCATCACGACATTTTTCAGTACCGATACAGATCAAAAACAAGTCATCTTTCTCAAATCGGATGAACGGACTCGTATGCCGTTTCCTCGTGGTTTGATAGAAGGTTTGGGCGGTGAAAAATTTTCAGGCAAGGTTGAGCCTTTTCTGCTCACACTTGAAAACAGCGCCAATAGTGGCTCAAAAATGATCTCGCATATGGGACATGAATTTGTTTTTTGTTTGCGTGGTCAAATCGAATATCAAGTGGAGCATCACATCTACGAACTGGCCCCAGGTGATAGCCTCCTGTTTGCGGCTACCCTCAAACACCGTTGGAAGAATTCAGGCAAGCGCGTGGCTACTGCTTTGATCGTCGTTTCATGTTTTGGTGATACTAACGAGCTACAACATTTGCACCATGGGGATACTGGACAGGAATCAAAAAGAGCGTCTCAATAG
- a CDS encoding cytochrome b/b6 domain-containing protein, whose amino-acid sequence MNISKRNLLIVIGLLIVVSAFGIGTVLAQPEPASTSQASPLHPDFALLDSNGDNVLTSGKSISTMQTCGQCHDTKFIQQHAFHSDLGLSDYKNTKDFNASTGTFGKWDPLTYRYLSQTGDERLDMSTAEWLKLNGSRVVGGGPAETSREGQALTSISSTSKNYETAILNKNGNVEAWDWNASGTMEMNCFLCHIESPNTAARAGFIRSGWFGNANTATLLGLGIAEHDGSTDTWTWNPESFNENSELKADVIKIQDPTNANCAACHGEVHTDAIEPLTITACDLNNPQTATTGQVVASQKISESGINLSNKAEANRSWDIHAERQLQCTDCHFSINNPVYSDVSQKSQPSHLLYDPRKLDIGEYLKQPDHNFARGQSAQFTIAPELKGTMRRCESCHDAKKGHADWLPYIDTHMNAVACETCHIPQMYAPAIQSYDWTVLTTNNEPVKTCRGIEGDPNSVTSLVTGYKPVLLNRNNIDGDQLLAPYNLITTYYWVYDDATGNKRPVRLMDLESAYFEDSKYAADVMSTFDANKDGSLSDTELKIDSSAKEEAVKAKLTALGLNNPRIEGLSQPYSINHNVTRGENAVNDCKACHNDESRVSQPIMLSGYAPNGTLPVFDANNNVNASGEIVTGADGAVYYNPVPANDKMYVFGSSRVNWIDWLGALMFVGSLLGVVGHGTLRYFSSRKQAHGPVRTERVYMYEPYRRFWHWLQTASIVILLFTGLIIHRPDIFGAFSFRGVVTVHNVLAVILVVNAILSLFYHLATDRIREFIPRPYGFFDDAILQAKYYISGIFKGEGHPFEKRPDSRMNPIQKATYFGILNVLLPLQIITGALMWLVQKYPNILGGLPFLAPFHSLVAWTFATFILVHVYMTTTGATPLEAMRAMVTGYEEVEKHEHVEVKEDKKEKKEKK is encoded by the coding sequence ATGAACATTTCAAAACGCAACCTACTCATCGTTATCGGACTGCTCATCGTAGTATCCGCCTTTGGGATTGGAACGGTTCTTGCCCAACCTGAGCCTGCTTCAACATCCCAAGCATCTCCCTTACACCCAGACTTTGCCTTGCTTGACTCCAATGGCGATAATGTACTGACATCAGGTAAATCTATTTCCACCATGCAAACCTGCGGACAATGTCACGACACCAAGTTCATTCAACAACACGCTTTTCATTCCGATCTCGGACTGAGCGACTACAAAAACACCAAAGACTTCAACGCCAGCACAGGCACATTCGGCAAATGGGACCCGCTCACCTATCGCTATCTCTCACAGACAGGCGACGAACGCCTAGACATGTCCACAGCGGAATGGTTGAAGTTGAACGGCTCACGTGTTGTCGGCGGAGGTCCTGCTGAAACATCACGAGAAGGACAAGCTCTCACTTCTATTTCAAGTACATCGAAGAATTACGAGACAGCCATCCTGAATAAAAATGGAAATGTCGAAGCCTGGGATTGGAACGCTTCTGGCACGATGGAAATGAACTGTTTCCTATGTCACATCGAAAGCCCCAATACTGCCGCAAGGGCAGGTTTCATTCGAAGCGGATGGTTCGGTAACGCCAACACAGCGACTCTTCTCGGTCTTGGCATTGCTGAACATGATGGCTCCACAGACACATGGACCTGGAACCCTGAATCATTCAACGAAAACAGTGAACTCAAAGCTGACGTCATCAAGATCCAAGATCCCACCAACGCCAATTGCGCCGCATGTCATGGCGAAGTTCACACAGACGCAATCGAGCCGCTGACCATCACCGCCTGTGATTTGAATAACCCACAGACGGCCACAACAGGGCAAGTTGTTGCATCACAAAAAATTTCTGAATCAGGCATCAACCTGAGCAACAAAGCGGAAGCTAATCGCTCATGGGATATTCATGCCGAACGTCAACTGCAATGCACCGATTGTCACTTCTCCATCAACAATCCTGTGTATTCTGATGTTTCACAAAAGTCCCAGCCCAGCCATCTGCTCTACGATCCACGAAAGCTCGATATCGGCGAGTATCTCAAACAACCTGATCACAACTTCGCACGTGGACAAAGCGCACAATTTACCATTGCGCCAGAACTTAAAGGCACGATGCGCCGCTGTGAATCCTGCCACGATGCCAAAAAGGGACACGCGGATTGGCTTCCGTACATCGACACACACATGAACGCTGTCGCCTGCGAAACCTGCCACATTCCGCAGATGTATGCTCCTGCTATTCAATCCTATGATTGGACAGTTCTTACAACGAATAACGAGCCTGTCAAAACATGTCGTGGCATCGAAGGTGATCCCAACTCCGTCACTTCGCTTGTAACAGGATACAAACCCGTTCTGCTCAACCGCAATAATATTGACGGCGACCAACTGCTCGCCCCGTACAATCTCATCACTACATATTACTGGGTCTACGATGATGCAACTGGGAATAAACGCCCCGTTCGCCTCATGGACCTTGAATCTGCGTACTTCGAAGATAGCAAATACGCCGCTGACGTGATGTCTACTTTCGACGCGAACAAAGATGGTTCACTCAGCGACACTGAACTCAAGATCGACTCTTCTGCAAAAGAAGAAGCCGTCAAGGCCAAACTCACTGCACTCGGCCTCAATAATCCCCGCATCGAAGGGTTGTCTCAACCCTATAGCATCAACCACAACGTGACTCGTGGCGAGAATGCCGTCAACGACTGCAAAGCCTGTCACAATGACGAGTCTCGTGTTTCGCAACCCATCATGCTGTCAGGCTATGCACCGAACGGCACGTTGCCTGTCTTTGATGCGAACAACAACGTCAATGCATCTGGCGAAATTGTCACAGGCGCAGATGGCGCTGTTTATTACAACCCCGTCCCTGCCAATGACAAAATGTATGTCTTTGGTTCGAGCCGTGTCAACTGGATCGACTGGCTCGGCGCGCTGATGTTCGTCGGTTCGCTCTTAGGTGTGGTCGGGCATGGGACGCTGAGATATTTCTCGTCCAGGAAGCAGGCTCACGGTCCAGTAAGAACCGAGCGGGTTTATATGTACGAGCCCTATCGCAGGTTCTGGCATTGGCTCCAGACCGCATCCATCGTCATTTTGTTGTTCACAGGACTCATCATTCACAGACCTGATATCTTCGGTGCATTCTCATTCCGTGGAGTAGTAACAGTGCACAACGTGCTGGCGGTGATATTGGTCGTGAACGCGATCCTCTCGTTGTTCTATCACCTAGCCACTGACCGTATTCGGGAATTCATCCCGCGTCCTTACGGATTTTTCGACGATGCGATTTTGCAGGCGAAGTATTACATCAGCGGAATCTTCAAGGGTGAAGGGCATCCTTTTGAAAAGCGACCCGATAGCCGTATGAACCCGATCCAAAAGGCAACATACTTCGGCATCTTGAATGTGTTGTTGCCATTGCAGATCATCACGGGCGCATTGATGTGGCTTGTGCAAAAGTACCCGAACATTTTGGGCGGACTTCCATTCCTCGCGCCGTTCCACTCGCTTGTCGCATGGACCTTCGCAACCTTCATCCTCGTACATGTGTACATGACCACCACTGGCGCAACTCCGCTTGAGGCGATGAGGGCAATGGTGACGGGGTATGAAGAAGTCGAAAAACATGAACACGTGGAAGTGAAAGAAGATAAAAAAGAAAAGAAGGAGAAAAAATAA